CGGGAATCGGTGGCGGCCTGATGGATTGGCGACTGCTCTTATTGCTGGCCCTGGTCACCTATGTGGCCGGCAAAGCGGTCGCGGTCTGGCTCGCTTCCGTCGCCGCCGCATTCGCCGCGGTCTTCGCCCTGGCCACCGTGCCCGCCGCGGCCCTCATCCTGCGCCGGCGGCGGGCTCTGCCCGGGGACCCGCCCCCCGTCACCATCCTCAAGCCCCTCAAAGGGGCCGACCGCGGCCTCTATGAGAACCTGGTCAGCTTCTGCGACCAGGATTATCCCCGATTCCAGCTGCTCTTCGCGGTGGCCTCACCCGATGACCCGGCGCTGGCGGTCGTGTCCCGTCTGCGCCGCGACCGGCCGAGCTGCGACATCGAAGTCGTCGTTTCCGATGGCCGCCTGGGCTGCAACCCGAAGATCAACAACATCGCCAACGCCTATCCCTTGGCCAAGCACGGTCTGCTGCTGCTCTCGGACTCCGACATCCGCGTCGCGCCGGACTTCCTGAGGCGCTGCGCGGCCCCGCTGGCCGACCCGCGGGTCGGCCTGGTCACATGCTTCTACCGCTGCGCCGAGACGCACGGCCTCTGGGGCGCGCTGGAGGAGCTCTGCGTCAACGCGCATTTCCTGCCCCAGGCGCTCCTGGCGGGGGCGGCCGGCCTGCGCTTCGCCATGGGCGCGGCCACATTGGTGCGCCGCCGCGTCTTCGATCAAGCCGGGGGCTTCGGGGCCCTGGCCGACCGCCTGGCGGACGACTTCGCATTGGGCGAGATCGTGGAGCGCGCCGGCTTCCGCATCGATTTCGCCGATGTCGTGGTCGAGTCCGTGCCTCCCGACGACCCGTCATTCTCCGAGATCTTCCGCCACCAGGTCCGCTGGCAGCGCACGGTGCGCCTGTGCAACCCGGCCGGCTATTGCGGCTCCGTACTCCTGCACGGGTTCTCCCTCGCCACTTTGGCCCTGCTGCTCTTCGGCTGGGACCCGCGTCTGGCGGCCCTCGCCGGTGGCCTCCTGGCCGCCAAGGCCCTGGCCGCCGCTGCCATCCAGGGCCTTGCCGGCCGCAGGCAGCGCTTGGCTCCGCTGGCCTGCCTGCCCCTGAGCGAGTGGCTGTCCTTCGGAGCCTGGCTCTCCGGCTTCGCGCCCGGCGCGGTGCTCTGGCGCGGCCGGCTCTATCGGATCCTGCCCAAGGGACGGCTGGTCCCCATCGAGGATTTCGAGCCGGCGCAGTCCCTGCCCGCCGGCCCCCT
This genomic stretch from Elusimicrobiota bacterium harbors:
- the hpnI gene encoding bacteriohopanetetrol glucosamine biosynthesis glycosyltransferase HpnI — translated: MDWRLLLLLALVTYVAGKAVAVWLASVAAAFAAVFALATVPAAALILRRRRALPGDPPPVTILKPLKGADRGLYENLVSFCDQDYPRFQLLFAVASPDDPALAVVSRLRRDRPSCDIEVVVSDGRLGCNPKINNIANAYPLAKHGLLLLSDSDIRVAPDFLRRCAAPLADPRVGLVTCFYRCAETHGLWGALEELCVNAHFLPQALLAGAAGLRFAMGAATLVRRRVFDQAGGFGALADRLADDFALGEIVERAGFRIDFADVVVESVPPDDPSFSEIFRHQVRWQRTVRLCNPAGYCGSVLLHGFSLATLALLLFGWDPRLAALAGGLLAAKALAAAAIQGLAGRRQRLAPLACLPLSEWLSFGAWLSGFAPGAVLWRGRLYRILPKGRLVPIEDFEPAQSLPAGPLTVEP